The proteins below are encoded in one region of Paenibacillus albus:
- a CDS encoding DJ-1/PfpI family protein encodes MLHVQVVLFDGFDLLDAVAPYEVFCAAEMLADYEMQVEFVSAEGPRLVPSGGKGVNIEATGRLNPTRKGIILVPGASGELEGDGPNAIPTILSRAMNTELTVKLKHALALPDLTVATVCGGSLVLAMGGLLDGRPAVTNHLGMELLGATGAIPVHARVVDDGNLVTGGGVTSGLDVALYLVERELGPQVAHAVERLFEYERRGTTWRKSGIPLRAEMAVGVSGVGGARDVTVVDSADAERAAVTVESSFDGTWDATIATPIGKLAVQLHISTINGLIQGQAIQGDEVSPFIAPILKGSTLCWSQRVTKPMRLNLNFEVAVSGDVMTGSAKAGILPASKLTAIRI; translated from the coding sequence ATGTTACATGTACAAGTCGTGTTATTCGATGGCTTCGATCTGCTCGATGCCGTTGCTCCGTATGAGGTGTTCTGCGCAGCCGAAATGCTGGCCGATTATGAAATGCAGGTGGAATTCGTCTCCGCAGAAGGACCGCGGCTCGTTCCGAGTGGTGGCAAAGGAGTGAACATCGAGGCAACTGGTAGACTTAACCCTACGCGAAAGGGTATCATTCTCGTGCCTGGCGCGTCCGGCGAGCTTGAAGGAGATGGTCCGAATGCCATTCCGACCATTCTGTCGCGCGCCATGAATACAGAACTGACCGTCAAGCTTAAGCATGCGCTTGCGCTTCCCGATCTCACCGTGGCTACCGTATGCGGCGGATCTCTAGTGCTCGCGATGGGAGGGCTGCTCGATGGAAGGCCAGCCGTTACGAATCACTTAGGGATGGAGCTGCTAGGCGCAACCGGGGCAATACCTGTGCATGCCCGCGTAGTTGATGATGGCAACCTTGTCACCGGCGGAGGCGTCACTTCTGGACTCGATGTCGCGCTCTATCTGGTGGAACGGGAGCTTGGCCCTCAGGTTGCCCATGCGGTGGAGCGTTTGTTCGAATACGAACGAAGAGGGACAACCTGGCGCAAGAGCGGCATCCCGCTTCGTGCTGAAATGGCTGTCGGCGTGAGTGGCGTGGGCGGTGCGAGAGACGTGACCGTAGTCGATTCTGCGGATGCCGAGCGTGCAGCTGTGACAGTGGAGTCCAGCTTTGACGGGACATGGGATGCAACCATTGCTACCCCGATTGGCAAGCTAGCGGTGCAGCTCCACATTTCGACGATAAACGGCCTCATTCAAGGCCAAGCGATACAAGGGGATGAGGTGAGTCCGTTCATCGCTCCCATTCTTAAAGGCTCTACGCTCTGTTGGTCGCAGCGCGTTACGAAGCCGATGCGCCTTAATTTGAATTTCGAAGTTGCCGTGAGCGGCGACGTTATGACCGGATCCGCCAAGGCCGGAATATTGCCAGCTTCCAAGCTAACAGCAATTCGCATCTAG
- a CDS encoding DUF4838 domain-containing protein: MDNRSGILILPEEAGPYWADLIARSGLNLVGIHPGWGAGALKELEKTLEFVKTPSYKQFVERMKELNVDVEFEAHAMSWLVPRALFAEHPDWFRMDETGKRNADFNLCATSSEALAYLELRSEELARAVPSLTGRYYFWIDDVTGCACHCEGCRPLTTSDQAMIFYNRILRGIRRFDSEAQHCYLAYQDTIQAPAKVQPDTGIFLEYAPIYRDSARPINDPDCPENFKELEHLPGLLELFGQEGAQILEYWMDNSRFLKWQKPLQLLPFYEEVIRSDAKYYRSLGFHRQTSFGVWLGEDYAQAFGEPPIMAYAKAIES, encoded by the coding sequence ATGGACAATAGAAGCGGCATACTTATTTTACCCGAGGAAGCGGGCCCTTATTGGGCTGACCTGATTGCTCGTTCCGGCCTTAATCTGGTGGGCATCCATCCGGGATGGGGAGCGGGAGCGCTCAAGGAGCTTGAGAAAACATTGGAGTTCGTGAAGACTCCGAGCTACAAGCAGTTCGTGGAGCGGATGAAGGAGCTGAACGTGGATGTCGAGTTCGAAGCGCATGCCATGTCATGGCTCGTCCCGCGTGCCCTCTTCGCCGAGCATCCGGACTGGTTCCGAATGGATGAGACCGGGAAGCGGAATGCGGACTTTAACTTGTGTGCGACAAGCTCCGAGGCGCTAGCATATTTGGAGCTAAGGTCGGAAGAGCTGGCAAGAGCCGTGCCTTCACTAACGGGACGTTACTACTTCTGGATCGACGATGTGACAGGCTGCGCCTGCCACTGCGAGGGATGCCGTCCGCTTACGACCTCCGACCAGGCGATGATCTTCTACAATCGCATCCTGCGGGGCATTCGGAGATTCGATTCGGAAGCGCAGCACTGCTATTTGGCATATCAAGATACAATTCAAGCTCCGGCGAAGGTACAGCCTGATACGGGTATTTTTCTCGAGTACGCGCCTATCTACCGCGATTCGGCTAGGCCGATCAACGATCCGGATTGCCCGGAGAACTTTAAGGAGCTTGAGCATTTGCCAGGTTTGCTAGAGCTGTTCGGGCAGGAGGGCGCTCAAATTCTCGAGTACTGGATGGACAATTCCCGGTTCTTGAAATGGCAGAAGCCGCTACAGCTGCTGCCGTTCTACGAAGAAGTCATTCGCAGTGATGCAAAGTATTACCGGAGTCTCGGGTTCCATAGACAGACCAGCTTTGGCGTGTGGCTGGGGGAGGACTATGCGCAGGCTTTCGGCGAGCCGCCGATTATGGCGTATGCGAAGGCGATTGAGTCATGA
- a CDS encoding quinone oxidoreductase family protein, translated as MKAIVVEQFGSTEHMKYADVEIPSIRPNQVLIRVVATCVNYADVKARYGNKGQGKLPFIPGLEAAGIVEQVGGEITSFAIGQRVMAFPHHGSYAEYIAADENLTFAIPDTVSFDVAGSCGIVAFLSYKLLADIAKLQNGDKVLVHSASGGVGTTAIQVAKALGAGTIIGTVGNVNKIPTALEAGADHVICYNNEDFAQTVNELTDGKGVPIILDAIGGEVTAQSMKCLSHYGRLVVFGNSSGEYGQLQTSDLHSSCRSVLGFSLGTTRKERPEALKEISAHVLRMLEIEQVKIKISERLPLKEAAKAHQFIESRNSTGKILLYTEHS; from the coding sequence ATGAAAGCAATCGTTGTCGAGCAGTTTGGTTCAACCGAGCATATGAAATATGCAGACGTTGAAATTCCTTCAATACGTCCGAATCAAGTCTTAATTCGAGTCGTGGCCACCTGCGTGAATTACGCGGATGTGAAAGCGAGATATGGCAATAAAGGACAGGGCAAGCTGCCATTCATTCCTGGACTTGAGGCAGCGGGCATCGTTGAACAAGTTGGAGGTGAGATTACCTCCTTTGCCATAGGGCAGCGAGTCATGGCGTTTCCTCATCATGGCTCATATGCGGAGTACATTGCTGCCGATGAGAATCTGACTTTTGCGATTCCGGATACGGTTAGCTTCGACGTTGCAGGTTCATGCGGCATTGTCGCCTTTTTGTCCTACAAGCTGCTCGCTGACATAGCTAAATTACAAAATGGAGATAAGGTGCTCGTCCATTCAGCCTCTGGTGGAGTCGGAACAACCGCCATTCAAGTTGCAAAGGCATTAGGTGCTGGAACGATTATTGGAACGGTAGGCAATGTAAACAAGATTCCTACGGCACTAGAAGCCGGAGCAGATCATGTCATCTGCTACAACAATGAGGATTTCGCGCAGACCGTCAATGAATTAACAGACGGCAAGGGCGTCCCTATTATCTTGGATGCGATTGGCGGAGAAGTTACGGCGCAAAGCATGAAATGTCTATCTCACTATGGACGATTAGTCGTATTCGGCAATTCCAGCGGGGAATATGGACAGCTGCAAACCAGCGACCTCCATTCAAGCTGCCGCTCTGTGCTTGGCTTTAGTCTGGGAACGACCAGAAAGGAACGGCCGGAAGCATTGAAAGAGATTTCCGCGCACGTGCTGCGGATGCTGGAGATCGAGCAAGTTAAGATAAAGATTAGTGAGCGGTTGCCCTTGAAAGAGGCTGCCAAAGCGCATCAATTCATCGAATCCAGGAATAGCACCGGGAAGATTCTTTTGTATACCGAGCACTCATAA
- a CDS encoding GNAT family N-acetyltransferase — protein sequence MWEYRMARPDEREEYIDLANYAFKIDAESLLPKMYSKDIDSSGMHMVAADEKGRLRAQVAVYPEPMQVGGFPLRVGYLGIVSVHPRARGEGHMKVLMNKWLEEAPASYDMLVLYGQRQRYEYFNFTLGGVKLKYSVGEVNARHALRDVSTEELSIRPLFEVEGAAAFAQQLNVNRPSYVQRNAQQMSDILTGLEQQPLGVLEKDKLIGYLVASKTGKEITELAMADAADIPRAVKAYLAHSGADWIAVFAPEYETELNASLSSFAENYAVETSDMYHIVDFARVLEAYLKLKHQSIGLAPGEFSAVLNGQPITARVDEKGVTVERSAKPGAVELDKKQAQTLLLTPHGRYMRMGAAAEAGAGIPAGWFPLPIFWYIADKF from the coding sequence GTGTGGGAATATAGAATGGCAAGGCCGGATGAACGTGAAGAATATATTGATTTAGCGAACTACGCCTTCAAAATCGATGCCGAGTCCTTGCTGCCCAAAATGTACAGCAAGGACATTGATTCTTCGGGTATGCACATGGTCGCCGCGGATGAGAAGGGCCGGTTGCGCGCGCAGGTTGCGGTGTACCCGGAGCCGATGCAGGTTGGCGGCTTCCCGCTGCGAGTCGGATACTTGGGGATTGTGTCGGTCCATCCAAGAGCTCGCGGTGAAGGACATATGAAGGTTCTTATGAACAAGTGGCTGGAGGAAGCGCCTGCTTCGTATGACATGCTTGTCTTATACGGACAGCGGCAGCGGTACGAATATTTTAATTTTACCCTCGGAGGGGTGAAGCTCAAGTACTCGGTGGGAGAAGTCAATGCCCGTCATGCTTTGCGCGATGTGAGCACAGAGGAGCTGTCTATCCGGCCGTTGTTCGAGGTTGAAGGAGCGGCAGCCTTCGCGCAGCAGCTGAATGTTAATCGCCCTTCGTACGTTCAACGGAATGCGCAGCAAATGTCGGATATCCTAACGGGTCTGGAACAGCAGCCGCTTGGCGTGCTTGAGAAGGACAAGCTGATCGGCTATTTGGTAGCCAGCAAAACAGGCAAAGAGATTACTGAGCTCGCCATGGCAGATGCAGCCGATATTCCGCGAGCGGTTAAAGCCTATTTGGCACATTCAGGTGCCGATTGGATCGCAGTGTTTGCACCGGAGTACGAGACCGAACTGAACGCTTCCTTAAGCAGCTTCGCAGAGAATTATGCGGTCGAGACGTCCGACATGTACCATATTGTGGATTTCGCCCGTGTGCTGGAAGCATATTTGAAGCTTAAGCATCAGTCAATTGGGCTTGCGCCGGGCGAATTCTCAGCGGTGCTGAACGGTCAACCTATTACGGCTCGGGTGGATGAGAAAGGTGTGACGGTGGAGCGTTCAGCTAAGCCAGGCGCGGTGGAGCTGGATAAGAAGCAAGCGCAAACACTTCTACTGACACCGCATGGTCGTTACATGAGAATGGGTGCAGCGGCTGAAGCAGGAGCAGGAATTCCTGCCGGATGGTTTCCACTTCCGATCTTCTGGTATATAGCGGATAAGTTCTAA
- a CDS encoding DUF2306 domain-containing protein, giving the protein MIRRQSIPALFALLCVIYILYALVINLIVHPNAETFLSHKIGSEHVVKPAVWLKVMNVHVGFACVAMASGLINFVSRNYEKRRRFHRLNGYVYVIAVVLVDLSSGYMAPYATGGKISSIGFNLLNMIWMAITVTAIVQIRKKRILQHRRWMVRSYAFCFTNLLIHLFTIVLHQWIGITYVTSYTIGLYGSIVLLLALPEVLFRIWKTKNRAAV; this is encoded by the coding sequence ATGATTCGGCGTCAATCCATACCCGCGCTGTTCGCACTCTTGTGCGTGATCTATATTCTATATGCGCTTGTCATCAATCTCATCGTTCATCCTAATGCCGAGACGTTCCTAAGCCACAAAATAGGTTCCGAGCACGTGGTTAAGCCGGCAGTCTGGTTAAAGGTGATGAACGTTCATGTCGGCTTTGCTTGTGTTGCGATGGCATCGGGTCTCATTAATTTTGTCAGCCGCAATTATGAGAAGCGTAGGCGGTTTCACCGCTTGAACGGTTACGTCTATGTCATTGCCGTGGTTCTGGTCGATTTGTCCTCTGGCTATATGGCTCCCTATGCCACAGGAGGAAAGATAAGCAGCATCGGCTTTAATCTGCTTAATATGATCTGGATGGCCATAACGGTGACAGCAATTGTCCAAATCCGGAAGAAACGGATCCTCCAGCATCGCCGCTGGATGGTCCGCAGCTATGCCTTCTGCTTTACGAATCTGCTGATCCATCTGTTTACGATTGTGCTTCACCAATGGATCGGAATCACCTATGTAACCAGCTATACGATTGGGCTTTACGGGTCGATTGTCCTGCTGCTCGCTTTACCGGAAGTGCTATTTAGAATATGGAAAACAAAAAACAGAGCCGCGGTGTAA
- a CDS encoding sensor histidine kinase encodes MRKLQLRLRTYSVLSLVLLSLLPWICFIVMYVITAHSLHLGADRQGSYTVPMIAAFAGLLLAFAIVGVQMRRLLLKPLERLEQASRTIAEGNFDAKLPQSSIREIANVRDGFEFMVKSLRHSQMKQAKLEEERRFIIAAVAHDLRTPLFALRGYLDGLEQGIARTPDQISKYVAVCKEKSAQLDRLVEDLFTFTKMEVQQAELSGHTVDFADIIQKSVDTVAPQAGHKQASIHVQSEPGHYFIQADAHLLERAISNVLDNAVRHTPAHGRILVQYRKETDRVSFVVHDSGQGFAPEELEQVFEPLYRGETSRSRETGGAGLGLTISQRIMRRHGGELTAANHPVGGAVLSGWIPAKKVAESQHC; translated from the coding sequence ATGAGGAAACTACAACTTCGACTGCGTACATATTCCGTGCTAAGCCTAGTGCTCTTGTCGCTGCTGCCGTGGATTTGCTTTATTGTGATGTACGTTATAACAGCCCATTCGCTGCATCTGGGAGCAGATCGGCAGGGCTCCTATACCGTTCCGATGATTGCTGCATTCGCAGGACTGCTGCTGGCGTTCGCCATAGTAGGCGTTCAGATGCGAAGGCTTCTGCTGAAGCCTCTTGAAAGGCTGGAGCAAGCGTCCCGAACGATTGCGGAGGGCAACTTCGATGCGAAGCTTCCTCAGTCGTCCATTCGCGAAATTGCTAACGTTCGGGATGGGTTCGAATTTATGGTGAAAAGCCTCCGTCACTCACAGATGAAGCAAGCGAAGCTGGAGGAGGAGCGACGGTTCATTATCGCGGCCGTCGCGCATGATTTGCGGACGCCGTTATTCGCCTTGCGCGGTTATTTGGACGGGCTTGAGCAAGGAATTGCACGAACGCCGGACCAAATCTCGAAATATGTGGCCGTATGCAAGGAGAAGTCAGCCCAATTGGATCGGCTTGTTGAGGACTTGTTTACGTTCACGAAGATGGAGGTTCAGCAGGCGGAGCTAAGCGGGCATACGGTGGATTTTGCCGATATTATTCAGAAATCCGTAGATACCGTTGCACCGCAGGCAGGGCATAAACAAGCCTCCATCCATGTCCAATCCGAACCCGGTCATTATTTCATTCAAGCAGATGCACACTTATTGGAGCGCGCGATAAGCAATGTACTAGATAATGCGGTGAGACACACGCCCGCGCATGGCCGAATTCTCGTGCAATACCGCAAGGAGACGGACCGCGTGTCGTTCGTTGTGCATGATTCCGGGCAGGGCTTCGCGCCAGAAGAGCTCGAACAGGTCTTCGAACCTTTATACCGAGGGGAGACATCGAGAAGCCGCGAGACCGGAGGCGCCGGGCTCGGACTGACTATATCGCAGCGAATTATGAGACGGCACGGAGGCGAGCTGACAGCAGCGAACCATCCGGTGGGAGGTGCAGTCCTGTCAGGCTGGATTCCTGCGAAAAAGGTTGCGGAGTCGCAACATTGTTAA
- a CDS encoding response regulator transcription factor has product MNDQYMILVVDDDQSIAQLLKDFLENEQFRVVTAGDASQAWSMFQQHAIDCVILDIMMPGENGFDLCRRIRTQSSLPILFLSARSDDVDKIRGFTLGADDYIVKTASPGEIVARVKAVLRRTGAQQQAPKHQVLEYGRIRLDTATREVVMDQMNVSLTPREFELLQLFMEHPKQVFTYDQLLAKFWDGIGDKHTIRVHLSRLREKIEVNPDKLQYLTNIWGVGYRFGDV; this is encoded by the coding sequence ATGAACGATCAATATATGATCTTGGTCGTGGACGACGATCAGAGCATCGCTCAATTATTGAAGGATTTTCTCGAAAATGAACAGTTTCGTGTCGTAACGGCAGGCGATGCGAGTCAGGCATGGTCCATGTTTCAACAGCATGCGATTGACTGCGTCATTCTGGACATTATGATGCCAGGCGAGAATGGATTTGACCTTTGCAGGCGAATTCGGACGCAGAGCAGCCTGCCGATTCTGTTCTTAAGCGCGCGAAGCGACGATGTCGATAAGATTCGCGGGTTTACACTCGGCGCGGATGATTATATTGTGAAGACTGCTTCTCCAGGCGAGATCGTTGCCCGGGTAAAGGCTGTCTTGCGACGCACGGGCGCGCAGCAGCAAGCACCTAAGCACCAAGTGCTCGAGTATGGTCGAATCCGGCTCGATACGGCAACGAGAGAGGTCGTTATGGATCAAATGAATGTTTCGCTAACGCCAAGAGAATTCGAGCTGCTGCAATTATTTATGGAGCACCCGAAGCAGGTCTTCACCTATGATCAGCTGCTGGCGAAGTTCTGGGACGGCATCGGCGATAAACATACCATTCGCGTTCATTTGAGTCGTCTTCGCGAGAAGATAGAAGTGAATCCAGACAAGCTGCAGTATCTTACGAACATATGGGGCGTCGGCTATCGCTTCGGGGACGTGTAA
- a CDS encoding LysR family transcriptional regulator, translating to MELTYLRTFREVAKWGSFTKAADTLGYAQSSITTQIQKLEESYGTVLLERYGRKMVLTLAGEALLQYANDICRLHDESKEVVAQQSKGTLSIGTIETLASFYLPAYLQAYRREYPDINVAIQPGNEPFIIESVKEGALDIGIILDPPFSDPELDYRILREEPLVIIVSPDHQLAGRSEIHAEDLENESLILTEDGCTYRAMLLSVLRGNQVPYKLSYEFGSLEAIKQCVTYGLGIALMPRIAVAEEVRGGKLAAIPFLDPACKFYTQLISSKKKWKSKAYSGFLELLSGG from the coding sequence ATGGAATTAACGTATTTGCGGACCTTTCGCGAAGTGGCAAAGTGGGGCAGCTTCACAAAAGCTGCGGACACGCTAGGTTATGCCCAGTCGAGTATTACGACGCAGATTCAGAAGCTAGAGGAGTCTTACGGCACCGTTCTCTTGGAACGCTACGGCAGGAAGATGGTGCTCACATTGGCAGGCGAAGCGCTGCTGCAGTATGCGAACGATATTTGCAGACTGCATGATGAGTCCAAAGAAGTCGTAGCCCAGCAGTCCAAGGGGACACTCTCGATTGGGACGATCGAGACGCTTGCCTCCTTCTATCTCCCTGCCTACCTGCAGGCGTATCGGAGGGAGTATCCCGACATCAACGTCGCGATTCAGCCGGGTAATGAGCCGTTCATTATCGAGTCGGTTAAGGAGGGGGCGCTGGACATCGGAATTATTCTGGACCCTCCGTTCTCGGACCCGGAGCTCGATTATCGCATTTTGAGAGAAGAGCCGTTAGTCATTATTGTGAGCCCCGATCATCAGTTGGCCGGACGCAGCGAAATTCATGCGGAAGATCTGGAGAATGAATCGCTTATTCTGACTGAGGATGGCTGCACCTACCGAGCTATGCTGCTTAGCGTGTTGAGAGGCAATCAGGTGCCCTATAAGCTGTCTTACGAATTCGGCAGTCTGGAAGCGATTAAGCAGTGCGTCACCTATGGGCTGGGGATTGCGTTGATGCCCCGAATTGCAGTTGCGGAGGAAGTGCGGGGAGGCAAGCTTGCCGCCATTCCTTTCCTTGATCCCGCGTGCAAGTTCTACACACAGCTTATTTCTTCGAAGAAGAAATGGAAGTCCAAGGCATACTCAGGTTTCTTGGAGCTGCTCAGCGGCGGTTGA
- a CDS encoding rhodanese-like domain-containing protein, with amino-acid sequence MTIQLLQSLVLETPAASPEQTHRHYMNKLSVETDVADVQYDMQHGLNDFLLIDVRSEKAYGECHIPGAINLPSRQINEGTTAAFNKEQTIVVYCWGPACNGATKGAARLSGLGFKVKEMLGGIEYWRKEGNEVEGTLGAGAPLVG; translated from the coding sequence ATGACGATTCAACTCCTTCAATCCCTTGTACTTGAAACTCCTGCCGCATCGCCTGAGCAGACGCATCGCCACTATATGAATAAGCTTTCTGTCGAAACAGATGTCGCGGATGTTCAGTATGACATGCAGCATGGATTGAACGATTTCCTGCTCATCGATGTCCGCAGCGAGAAAGCTTATGGAGAGTGCCATATTCCAGGCGCGATTAACCTCCCTTCAAGGCAAATCAATGAAGGGACGACTGCAGCCTTCAATAAGGAGCAAACGATTGTCGTCTACTGCTGGGGACCTGCGTGCAATGGCGCAACGAAAGGCGCGGCACGTCTGTCCGGGCTCGGATTCAAGGTAAAAGAAATGCTGGGCGGCATTGAATATTGGCGCAAGGAAGGCAACGAGGTGGAAGGAACACTCGGAGCTGGCGCTCCATTGGTTGGCTAA
- a CDS encoding phage tail protein, giving the protein MSYTVDFKNVSTVGLETSPVADALAGLRANEARYFMNKYKHAFTVVPASESQDTLDYVNRVLQERNIEFAAKPLETSRFQVENIKFAYVFYEDGLSINVMYTVDDAKKRAVGFKLSEGMEIPKELETKFKFARQKSALAGTIRGSFFVVKGEYE; this is encoded by the coding sequence ATGTCCTACACCGTTGATTTTAAAAATGTATCTACTGTAGGTTTAGAAACTTCACCTGTAGCGGATGCGCTTGCTGGATTGCGTGCGAATGAGGCGCGTTACTTTATGAACAAGTACAAGCATGCCTTCACCGTTGTGCCGGCTAGCGAAAGCCAGGATACGCTGGATTATGTGAACCGCGTTCTGCAAGAGCGCAATATTGAGTTCGCGGCGAAGCCTCTGGAAACCTCGCGTTTCCAAGTGGAGAACATTAAATTTGCCTATGTCTTCTACGAGGATGGTCTCTCGATTAACGTCATGTACACCGTTGATGATGCAAAGAAGCGGGCCGTTGGCTTCAAGCTTTCGGAGGGAATGGAGATTCCGAAGGAGCTGGAAACGAAGTTTAAGTTTGCAAGGCAGAAGTCTGCGCTAGCTGGAACAATCCGGGGCTCGTTCTTTGTCGTAAAAGGCGAATACGAATAG
- a CDS encoding outer membrane protein assembly factor BamB family protein yields the protein MKRRYWLIMRIVLLASLATLTFVSSYAANAAVPVTIVPIKPITPVIPVTPSPPPSQPATAPAPVYNGKVLWKFVSRKNISPPLVAPDGSVYATVEDPDQNNEVGTGLYAFTGAGKMKWMAPITHPGSKEFNPRMAIGIDGTVYLGDSDGILHAISPSNGAEKWSFRVGEAFTAAPVIGQDGTIFITTGSQLIAITAAGKKKLSFSVSNVALAPAIGKDGTIYVGDATYLTIYNANGTLKRKVNLVGTMAASPPVLASDKLYMIRKDMSYRTTLGAYKLDGTWMYDIRPSGLEPQDTPVLSAGGTLLYVTSDRDLYAIRVADLTVAWKYSFASGIRSSPVLGPNSTVVSRSKYSHVAVLDAATGKTKWMAEWPYNQYSLPSVSKDGTVYISDSGTLYAIGIPKSN from the coding sequence ATGAAGCGCCGTTATTGGCTTATTATGCGTATCGTATTGTTGGCATCGCTCGCAACACTAACCTTCGTTTCCTCTTATGCCGCCAACGCTGCAGTTCCAGTCACCATCGTGCCCATCAAGCCGATTACACCGGTTATACCGGTTACTCCATCTCCCCCGCCATCGCAGCCTGCAACCGCTCCTGCTCCTGTTTACAACGGCAAAGTACTGTGGAAATTCGTCTCACGAAAAAATATTTCGCCGCCTCTGGTCGCACCGGACGGTTCTGTGTATGCTACCGTGGAAGATCCAGACCAAAATAACGAGGTTGGCACCGGTCTCTATGCCTTTACAGGCGCTGGGAAGATGAAATGGATGGCGCCTATAACTCATCCCGGAAGCAAAGAATTTAACCCTCGTATGGCAATCGGCATCGACGGCACGGTCTACCTCGGCGATAGCGACGGCATCCTCCATGCCATCTCACCAAGCAATGGCGCTGAGAAATGGTCATTCCGTGTAGGCGAAGCGTTCACGGCTGCACCTGTCATCGGCCAAGACGGGACGATCTTCATTACGACCGGCAGCCAGCTCATTGCCATTACAGCCGCAGGCAAGAAGAAGCTATCATTCTCCGTATCGAATGTCGCCCTTGCTCCAGCCATAGGCAAAGACGGCACGATCTATGTAGGAGACGCAACCTATTTGACGATCTATAATGCAAATGGCACCCTGAAGAGGAAGGTGAATCTCGTCGGTACAATGGCGGCATCGCCCCCTGTCCTGGCAAGCGACAAATTGTATATGATTCGCAAGGACATGTCTTATAGAACGACGCTCGGCGCCTATAAGCTCGATGGTACCTGGATGTATGACATCAGACCAAGCGGCTTAGAGCCTCAGGACACACCTGTCCTATCCGCTGGCGGCACGTTGTTATACGTAACCAGCGACCGTGATCTATATGCAATCCGCGTCGCCGACTTGACGGTTGCTTGGAAATACTCCTTCGCGTCCGGCATCCGCAGCTCTCCTGTCCTGGGGCCGAACAGTACGGTCGTATCTCGAAGCAAGTACTCGCATGTCGCTGTACTAGACGCCGCAACCGGCAAAACAAAGTGGATGGCCGAATGGCCTTACAACCAGTACTCGCTCCCTTCCGTGAGCAAGGACGGAACCGTCTATATCTCCGACTCGGGGACTCTGTATGCCATTGGAATTCCGAAGTCCAATTAA
- a CDS encoding Gfo/Idh/MocA family protein, which yields MNTIKTAAVGLGVMGQNMIHNNLYKYPDDIVLVAVCESNKNTLRAFAESNPDVRTYSDYRELLDNEKVDLLYIAVPPSKHHEVVHAALRKQIHVFCEKPLANSLEEAKSMLDAAVQAEVLHAMHFMMPLFPGSLKLQKLVEEGAIGLVTSIDLILQFPQWPRAWQNNPWIASKHEGGFLLEVGIHWIHLIQTIFGPITHVQSNVSYPADAQASEVEAEATLTLHNGMKIHLTGTTRAEKERVSMVVHGDKGKLALENWSNLFMGEAEDALQAVPVQDADGQLPVIGHVIRRLRGQQSTIFDFNDGYRAQLILEALRNPVTGGVFIHLT from the coding sequence ATGAATACCATAAAGACAGCTGCTGTCGGACTTGGCGTAATGGGCCAAAACATGATTCACAATAATTTGTATAAGTATCCGGACGATATTGTGCTCGTTGCCGTCTGTGAGTCGAACAAAAACACGCTTCGCGCATTCGCCGAATCGAATCCGGACGTACGAACATACAGCGACTATCGCGAACTGCTGGACAATGAGAAAGTAGACCTGCTTTATATCGCAGTACCGCCTTCCAAGCATCACGAGGTTGTGCATGCAGCGCTTCGCAAGCAGATTCACGTGTTCTGCGAGAAGCCGCTGGCAAACAGCCTGGAAGAAGCGAAGAGCATGCTGGACGCGGCCGTTCAAGCGGAGGTGCTGCATGCGATGCACTTCATGATGCCGCTATTTCCGGGATCGTTGAAGCTGCAGAAGCTGGTGGAGGAAGGCGCAATCGGCTTAGTGACCTCCATTGATCTGATCCTGCAATTCCCGCAGTGGCCGCGAGCTTGGCAGAACAACCCTTGGATTGCTTCGAAGCATGAAGGCGGATTTCTTCTAGAGGTGGGCATCCACTGGATTCACTTGATCCAAACGATATTCGGACCAATTACGCATGTCCAGAGCAACGTTAGCTATCCGGCCGATGCTCAAGCTAGTGAAGTGGAAGCTGAAGCAACCTTAACACTGCACAATGGAATGAAAATCCACTTAACCGGCACGACCCGAGCGGAGAAAGAGCGTGTCTCGATGGTTGTCCATGGCGATAAAGGAAAGCTCGCACTTGAGAATTGGTCTAACTTGTTTATGGGCGAAGCAGAAGACGCGCTGCAGGCCGTTCCCGTTCAAGATGCAGACGGTCAGCTTCCGGTCATCGGTCATGTCATTCGCAGACTGAGAGGCCAGCAAAGCACGATATTTGACTTTAATGACGGCTATCGGGCACAGCTCATTCTGGAAGCACTGCGTAATCCGGTTACCGGCGGAGTCTTCATTCATCTGACATAA